In Athalia rosae chromosome 6, iyAthRosa1.1, whole genome shotgun sequence, one DNA window encodes the following:
- the LOC105688900 gene encoding lysophosphatidylserine lipase ABHD12 isoform X2, producing the protein MNAQRCRLLVVALSMAALVFWCTGAFFLWAVKVSVVTYLVVFGILPLIFHYSYAIQKKILFLNFVYWPRSVDFDKPEDSGVHGARNFYVKTDERVSIGAWQILPQSLMNSSIPKTSDAYESVLENSKRPVFLYMHGNSGNRASAHRTELYRLFQSLDYHVVCFDYRSYGDSDDVDLSESGVVSDSKYVLEWLIKKVNGSAPIYVWGHSLGTGVASHVLALLAAEGVQIAGLFLEAPFNNIADELSEHPFAQIFKHLPWFHWLIVQPFYENGLRFESDKHIQKIQCSIMILHAHDDGIIPFALGEKLYNVALDFHGNRTQQIEMERIDAALGLGHKWICRYKKLPELMRKFVEKSSKTQSL; encoded by the exons ATGAACGCCCAGAGATGCCGCTTGTTGGTTGTGGCTCTGTCTATGGCTGCCCTTGTTTTCTGGTGTACTGGAGC GTTTTTCCTTTGGGCGGTAAAGGTTTCAGTTGTGACCTATTTAGTCGTTTTTGGAATCCTACCACTAATTTTTCACTACTCCTACGCGATACAAAAGAAAATCTTATTCCTCAACTTTG TATACTGGCCTCGGAGTGTAGATTTCGACAAGCCAGAAGATTCAGGAGTTCACGGTGCCCGAAATTTTTATGTGAAGACAGATGAACGGGTCTCTATCGGAGCATG gCAAATATTGCCACAGTCTTTGATGAATTCATCGATTCCTAAGACCAGTGATGCTTATGAATCTGTACTGGAAAACTCAAAACGTCCAGTATTCTTGTATATGCATGGCAACAGTGGGAACAGAGCTAGTGCACACAGAACAGAATTGTATAGACTTTTTCAAAGTCTCGACTATCACGTTGTGTGCTTCGACTATCGAA GTTACGGCGACAGCGACGACGTTGATCTCTCGGAGTCAGGGGTTGTTTCAGACAGCAAATATGTGCTGGAGTGGTTAATCAAAAAAGTTAACGGTTCAGCACCGATTTATGTATGGGGCCATTCTTTGGGCACTGG agTTGCATCTCATGTCTTAGCCCTGCTAGCAGCGGAAGGAGTCCAAATTGCTGGTCTTTTTCTAGAAGCTCCCTTCAACAACATTGCCGATGAACTAAGCGAGCACCCATTTGCACAA attttcaaacATTTGCCGTGGTTCCATTGGTTGATCGTTCAACCTTTCTATGAAAATGGCTTAAGATTTGAATCGGACAAACATATTCAGAAGATTCAATGCTCAATTATGATTCTGCATGCGCATGACGATGGAATCATACCCTTTGCCCTAGGAGAGAAG CTGTACAATGTGGCGCTCGATTTCCATGGTAACCGAACACAACAAATAGAAATGGAACGTATAGATGCTGCCCTTGGACTTGGCCATAAGTGGATATGTCGATATAAAAAGCTACCTGAATTGATGAG GAAATTCGTCGAGAAATCTAGTAAAACTCAAAGTTTATGA
- the LOC105688900 gene encoding lysophosphatidylserine lipase ABHD12 isoform X3: MVYWLPKKRFIKRFFLWAVKVSVVTYLVVFGILPLIFHYSYAIQKKILFLNFDILVDSVYWPRSVDFDKPEDSGVHGARNFYVKTDERVSIGAWQILPQSLMNSSIPKTSDAYESVLENSKRPVFLYMHGNSGNRASAHRTELYRLFQSLDYHVVCFDYRSYGDSDDVDLSESGVVSDSKYVLEWLIKKVNGSAPIYVWGHSLGTGVASHVLALLAAEGVQIAGLFLEAPFNNIADELSEHPFAQIFKHLPWFHWLIVQPFYENGLRFESDKHIQKIQCSIMILHAHDDGIIPFALGEKLYNVALDFHGNRTQQIEMERIDAALGLGHKWICRYKKLPELMRKFVEKSSKTQSL, encoded by the exons atgGTGTACTGGTTACCAAAGAAGCGTTTTATCAaaag GTTTTTCCTTTGGGCGGTAAAGGTTTCAGTTGTGACCTATTTAGTCGTTTTTGGAATCCTACCACTAATTTTTCACTACTCCTACGCGATACAAAAGAAAATCTTATTCCTCAACTTTG ATATTTTGGTTGATTCAGTATACTGGCCTCGGAGTGTAGATTTCGACAAGCCAGAAGATTCAGGAGTTCACGGTGCCCGAAATTTTTATGTGAAGACAGATGAACGGGTCTCTATCGGAGCATG gCAAATATTGCCACAGTCTTTGATGAATTCATCGATTCCTAAGACCAGTGATGCTTATGAATCTGTACTGGAAAACTCAAAACGTCCAGTATTCTTGTATATGCATGGCAACAGTGGGAACAGAGCTAGTGCACACAGAACAGAATTGTATAGACTTTTTCAAAGTCTCGACTATCACGTTGTGTGCTTCGACTATCGAA GTTACGGCGACAGCGACGACGTTGATCTCTCGGAGTCAGGGGTTGTTTCAGACAGCAAATATGTGCTGGAGTGGTTAATCAAAAAAGTTAACGGTTCAGCACCGATTTATGTATGGGGCCATTCTTTGGGCACTGG agTTGCATCTCATGTCTTAGCCCTGCTAGCAGCGGAAGGAGTCCAAATTGCTGGTCTTTTTCTAGAAGCTCCCTTCAACAACATTGCCGATGAACTAAGCGAGCACCCATTTGCACAA attttcaaacATTTGCCGTGGTTCCATTGGTTGATCGTTCAACCTTTCTATGAAAATGGCTTAAGATTTGAATCGGACAAACATATTCAGAAGATTCAATGCTCAATTATGATTCTGCATGCGCATGACGATGGAATCATACCCTTTGCCCTAGGAGAGAAG CTGTACAATGTGGCGCTCGATTTCCATGGTAACCGAACACAACAAATAGAAATGGAACGTATAGATGCTGCCCTTGGACTTGGCCATAAGTGGATATGTCGATATAAAAAGCTACCTGAATTGATGAG GAAATTCGTCGAGAAATCTAGTAAAACTCAAAGTTTATGA
- the LOC105688900 gene encoding lysophosphatidylserine lipase ABHD12 isoform X5, translated as MDNNSPFFLWAVKVSVVTYLVVFGILPLIFHYSYAIQKKILFLNFDILVDSVYWPRSVDFDKPEDSGVHGARNFYVKTDERVSIGAWQILPQSLMNSSIPKTSDAYESVLENSKRPVFLYMHGNSGNRASAHRTELYRLFQSLDYHVVCFDYRSYGDSDDVDLSESGVVSDSKYVLEWLIKKVNGSAPIYVWGHSLGTGVASHVLALLAAEGVQIAGLFLEAPFNNIADELSEHPFAQIFKHLPWFHWLIVQPFYENGLRFESDKHIQKIQCSIMILHAHDDGIIPFALGEKLYNVALDFHGNRTQQIEMERIDAALGLGHKWICRYKKLPELMRKFVEKSSKTQSL; from the exons ATGGACAATAATTCTCC GTTTTTCCTTTGGGCGGTAAAGGTTTCAGTTGTGACCTATTTAGTCGTTTTTGGAATCCTACCACTAATTTTTCACTACTCCTACGCGATACAAAAGAAAATCTTATTCCTCAACTTTG ATATTTTGGTTGATTCAGTATACTGGCCTCGGAGTGTAGATTTCGACAAGCCAGAAGATTCAGGAGTTCACGGTGCCCGAAATTTTTATGTGAAGACAGATGAACGGGTCTCTATCGGAGCATG gCAAATATTGCCACAGTCTTTGATGAATTCATCGATTCCTAAGACCAGTGATGCTTATGAATCTGTACTGGAAAACTCAAAACGTCCAGTATTCTTGTATATGCATGGCAACAGTGGGAACAGAGCTAGTGCACACAGAACAGAATTGTATAGACTTTTTCAAAGTCTCGACTATCACGTTGTGTGCTTCGACTATCGAA GTTACGGCGACAGCGACGACGTTGATCTCTCGGAGTCAGGGGTTGTTTCAGACAGCAAATATGTGCTGGAGTGGTTAATCAAAAAAGTTAACGGTTCAGCACCGATTTATGTATGGGGCCATTCTTTGGGCACTGG agTTGCATCTCATGTCTTAGCCCTGCTAGCAGCGGAAGGAGTCCAAATTGCTGGTCTTTTTCTAGAAGCTCCCTTCAACAACATTGCCGATGAACTAAGCGAGCACCCATTTGCACAA attttcaaacATTTGCCGTGGTTCCATTGGTTGATCGTTCAACCTTTCTATGAAAATGGCTTAAGATTTGAATCGGACAAACATATTCAGAAGATTCAATGCTCAATTATGATTCTGCATGCGCATGACGATGGAATCATACCCTTTGCCCTAGGAGAGAAG CTGTACAATGTGGCGCTCGATTTCCATGGTAACCGAACACAACAAATAGAAATGGAACGTATAGATGCTGCCCTTGGACTTGGCCATAAGTGGATATGTCGATATAAAAAGCTACCTGAATTGATGAG GAAATTCGTCGAGAAATCTAGTAAAACTCAAAGTTTATGA
- the LOC105688900 gene encoding lysophosphatidylserine lipase ABHD12 isoform X6 produces the protein MKVLRFFLWAVKVSVVTYLVVFGILPLIFHYSYAIQKKILFLNFDILVDSVYWPRSVDFDKPEDSGVHGARNFYVKTDERVSIGAWQILPQSLMNSSIPKTSDAYESVLENSKRPVFLYMHGNSGNRASAHRTELYRLFQSLDYHVVCFDYRSYGDSDDVDLSESGVVSDSKYVLEWLIKKVNGSAPIYVWGHSLGTGVASHVLALLAAEGVQIAGLFLEAPFNNIADELSEHPFAQIFKHLPWFHWLIVQPFYENGLRFESDKHIQKIQCSIMILHAHDDGIIPFALGEKLYNVALDFHGNRTQQIEMERIDAALGLGHKWICRYKKLPELMRKFVEKSSKTQSL, from the exons ATGAAAGTTTTAAG GTTTTTCCTTTGGGCGGTAAAGGTTTCAGTTGTGACCTATTTAGTCGTTTTTGGAATCCTACCACTAATTTTTCACTACTCCTACGCGATACAAAAGAAAATCTTATTCCTCAACTTTG ATATTTTGGTTGATTCAGTATACTGGCCTCGGAGTGTAGATTTCGACAAGCCAGAAGATTCAGGAGTTCACGGTGCCCGAAATTTTTATGTGAAGACAGATGAACGGGTCTCTATCGGAGCATG gCAAATATTGCCACAGTCTTTGATGAATTCATCGATTCCTAAGACCAGTGATGCTTATGAATCTGTACTGGAAAACTCAAAACGTCCAGTATTCTTGTATATGCATGGCAACAGTGGGAACAGAGCTAGTGCACACAGAACAGAATTGTATAGACTTTTTCAAAGTCTCGACTATCACGTTGTGTGCTTCGACTATCGAA GTTACGGCGACAGCGACGACGTTGATCTCTCGGAGTCAGGGGTTGTTTCAGACAGCAAATATGTGCTGGAGTGGTTAATCAAAAAAGTTAACGGTTCAGCACCGATTTATGTATGGGGCCATTCTTTGGGCACTGG agTTGCATCTCATGTCTTAGCCCTGCTAGCAGCGGAAGGAGTCCAAATTGCTGGTCTTTTTCTAGAAGCTCCCTTCAACAACATTGCCGATGAACTAAGCGAGCACCCATTTGCACAA attttcaaacATTTGCCGTGGTTCCATTGGTTGATCGTTCAACCTTTCTATGAAAATGGCTTAAGATTTGAATCGGACAAACATATTCAGAAGATTCAATGCTCAATTATGATTCTGCATGCGCATGACGATGGAATCATACCCTTTGCCCTAGGAGAGAAG CTGTACAATGTGGCGCTCGATTTCCATGGTAACCGAACACAACAAATAGAAATGGAACGTATAGATGCTGCCCTTGGACTTGGCCATAAGTGGATATGTCGATATAAAAAGCTACCTGAATTGATGAG GAAATTCGTCGAGAAATCTAGTAAAACTCAAAGTTTATGA
- the LOC105688900 gene encoding lysophosphatidylserine lipase ABHD12 isoform X1, producing the protein MNAQRCRLLVVALSMAALVFWCTGAFFLWAVKVSVVTYLVVFGILPLIFHYSYAIQKKILFLNFDILVDSVYWPRSVDFDKPEDSGVHGARNFYVKTDERVSIGAWQILPQSLMNSSIPKTSDAYESVLENSKRPVFLYMHGNSGNRASAHRTELYRLFQSLDYHVVCFDYRSYGDSDDVDLSESGVVSDSKYVLEWLIKKVNGSAPIYVWGHSLGTGVASHVLALLAAEGVQIAGLFLEAPFNNIADELSEHPFAQIFKHLPWFHWLIVQPFYENGLRFESDKHIQKIQCSIMILHAHDDGIIPFALGEKLYNVALDFHGNRTQQIEMERIDAALGLGHKWICRYKKLPELMRKFVEKSSKTQSL; encoded by the exons ATGAACGCCCAGAGATGCCGCTTGTTGGTTGTGGCTCTGTCTATGGCTGCCCTTGTTTTCTGGTGTACTGGAGC GTTTTTCCTTTGGGCGGTAAAGGTTTCAGTTGTGACCTATTTAGTCGTTTTTGGAATCCTACCACTAATTTTTCACTACTCCTACGCGATACAAAAGAAAATCTTATTCCTCAACTTTG ATATTTTGGTTGATTCAGTATACTGGCCTCGGAGTGTAGATTTCGACAAGCCAGAAGATTCAGGAGTTCACGGTGCCCGAAATTTTTATGTGAAGACAGATGAACGGGTCTCTATCGGAGCATG gCAAATATTGCCACAGTCTTTGATGAATTCATCGATTCCTAAGACCAGTGATGCTTATGAATCTGTACTGGAAAACTCAAAACGTCCAGTATTCTTGTATATGCATGGCAACAGTGGGAACAGAGCTAGTGCACACAGAACAGAATTGTATAGACTTTTTCAAAGTCTCGACTATCACGTTGTGTGCTTCGACTATCGAA GTTACGGCGACAGCGACGACGTTGATCTCTCGGAGTCAGGGGTTGTTTCAGACAGCAAATATGTGCTGGAGTGGTTAATCAAAAAAGTTAACGGTTCAGCACCGATTTATGTATGGGGCCATTCTTTGGGCACTGG agTTGCATCTCATGTCTTAGCCCTGCTAGCAGCGGAAGGAGTCCAAATTGCTGGTCTTTTTCTAGAAGCTCCCTTCAACAACATTGCCGATGAACTAAGCGAGCACCCATTTGCACAA attttcaaacATTTGCCGTGGTTCCATTGGTTGATCGTTCAACCTTTCTATGAAAATGGCTTAAGATTTGAATCGGACAAACATATTCAGAAGATTCAATGCTCAATTATGATTCTGCATGCGCATGACGATGGAATCATACCCTTTGCCCTAGGAGAGAAG CTGTACAATGTGGCGCTCGATTTCCATGGTAACCGAACACAACAAATAGAAATGGAACGTATAGATGCTGCCCTTGGACTTGGCCATAAGTGGATATGTCGATATAAAAAGCTACCTGAATTGATGAG GAAATTCGTCGAGAAATCTAGTAAAACTCAAAGTTTATGA
- the LOC105688900 gene encoding lysophosphatidylserine lipase ABHD12 isoform X7: MDNNSPFFLWAVKVSVVTYLVVFGILPLIFHYSYAIQKKILFLNFVYWPRSVDFDKPEDSGVHGARNFYVKTDERVSIGAWQILPQSLMNSSIPKTSDAYESVLENSKRPVFLYMHGNSGNRASAHRTELYRLFQSLDYHVVCFDYRSYGDSDDVDLSESGVVSDSKYVLEWLIKKVNGSAPIYVWGHSLGTGVASHVLALLAAEGVQIAGLFLEAPFNNIADELSEHPFAQIFKHLPWFHWLIVQPFYENGLRFESDKHIQKIQCSIMILHAHDDGIIPFALGEKLYNVALDFHGNRTQQIEMERIDAALGLGHKWICRYKKLPELMRKFVEKSSKTQSL, translated from the exons ATGGACAATAATTCTCC GTTTTTCCTTTGGGCGGTAAAGGTTTCAGTTGTGACCTATTTAGTCGTTTTTGGAATCCTACCACTAATTTTTCACTACTCCTACGCGATACAAAAGAAAATCTTATTCCTCAACTTTG TATACTGGCCTCGGAGTGTAGATTTCGACAAGCCAGAAGATTCAGGAGTTCACGGTGCCCGAAATTTTTATGTGAAGACAGATGAACGGGTCTCTATCGGAGCATG gCAAATATTGCCACAGTCTTTGATGAATTCATCGATTCCTAAGACCAGTGATGCTTATGAATCTGTACTGGAAAACTCAAAACGTCCAGTATTCTTGTATATGCATGGCAACAGTGGGAACAGAGCTAGTGCACACAGAACAGAATTGTATAGACTTTTTCAAAGTCTCGACTATCACGTTGTGTGCTTCGACTATCGAA GTTACGGCGACAGCGACGACGTTGATCTCTCGGAGTCAGGGGTTGTTTCAGACAGCAAATATGTGCTGGAGTGGTTAATCAAAAAAGTTAACGGTTCAGCACCGATTTATGTATGGGGCCATTCTTTGGGCACTGG agTTGCATCTCATGTCTTAGCCCTGCTAGCAGCGGAAGGAGTCCAAATTGCTGGTCTTTTTCTAGAAGCTCCCTTCAACAACATTGCCGATGAACTAAGCGAGCACCCATTTGCACAA attttcaaacATTTGCCGTGGTTCCATTGGTTGATCGTTCAACCTTTCTATGAAAATGGCTTAAGATTTGAATCGGACAAACATATTCAGAAGATTCAATGCTCAATTATGATTCTGCATGCGCATGACGATGGAATCATACCCTTTGCCCTAGGAGAGAAG CTGTACAATGTGGCGCTCGATTTCCATGGTAACCGAACACAACAAATAGAAATGGAACGTATAGATGCTGCCCTTGGACTTGGCCATAAGTGGATATGTCGATATAAAAAGCTACCTGAATTGATGAG GAAATTCGTCGAGAAATCTAGTAAAACTCAAAGTTTATGA
- the LOC105688900 gene encoding lysophosphatidylserine lipase ABHD12 isoform X4 gives MVYWLPKKRFIKRFFLWAVKVSVVTYLVVFGILPLIFHYSYAIQKKILFLNFVYWPRSVDFDKPEDSGVHGARNFYVKTDERVSIGAWQILPQSLMNSSIPKTSDAYESVLENSKRPVFLYMHGNSGNRASAHRTELYRLFQSLDYHVVCFDYRSYGDSDDVDLSESGVVSDSKYVLEWLIKKVNGSAPIYVWGHSLGTGVASHVLALLAAEGVQIAGLFLEAPFNNIADELSEHPFAQIFKHLPWFHWLIVQPFYENGLRFESDKHIQKIQCSIMILHAHDDGIIPFALGEKLYNVALDFHGNRTQQIEMERIDAALGLGHKWICRYKKLPELMRKFVEKSSKTQSL, from the exons atgGTGTACTGGTTACCAAAGAAGCGTTTTATCAaaag GTTTTTCCTTTGGGCGGTAAAGGTTTCAGTTGTGACCTATTTAGTCGTTTTTGGAATCCTACCACTAATTTTTCACTACTCCTACGCGATACAAAAGAAAATCTTATTCCTCAACTTTG TATACTGGCCTCGGAGTGTAGATTTCGACAAGCCAGAAGATTCAGGAGTTCACGGTGCCCGAAATTTTTATGTGAAGACAGATGAACGGGTCTCTATCGGAGCATG gCAAATATTGCCACAGTCTTTGATGAATTCATCGATTCCTAAGACCAGTGATGCTTATGAATCTGTACTGGAAAACTCAAAACGTCCAGTATTCTTGTATATGCATGGCAACAGTGGGAACAGAGCTAGTGCACACAGAACAGAATTGTATAGACTTTTTCAAAGTCTCGACTATCACGTTGTGTGCTTCGACTATCGAA GTTACGGCGACAGCGACGACGTTGATCTCTCGGAGTCAGGGGTTGTTTCAGACAGCAAATATGTGCTGGAGTGGTTAATCAAAAAAGTTAACGGTTCAGCACCGATTTATGTATGGGGCCATTCTTTGGGCACTGG agTTGCATCTCATGTCTTAGCCCTGCTAGCAGCGGAAGGAGTCCAAATTGCTGGTCTTTTTCTAGAAGCTCCCTTCAACAACATTGCCGATGAACTAAGCGAGCACCCATTTGCACAA attttcaaacATTTGCCGTGGTTCCATTGGTTGATCGTTCAACCTTTCTATGAAAATGGCTTAAGATTTGAATCGGACAAACATATTCAGAAGATTCAATGCTCAATTATGATTCTGCATGCGCATGACGATGGAATCATACCCTTTGCCCTAGGAGAGAAG CTGTACAATGTGGCGCTCGATTTCCATGGTAACCGAACACAACAAATAGAAATGGAACGTATAGATGCTGCCCTTGGACTTGGCCATAAGTGGATATGTCGATATAAAAAGCTACCTGAATTGATGAG GAAATTCGTCGAGAAATCTAGTAAAACTCAAAGTTTATGA
- the LOC105688900 gene encoding lysophosphatidylserine lipase ABHD12 isoform X8, translated as MKVLRFFLWAVKVSVVTYLVVFGILPLIFHYSYAIQKKILFLNFVYWPRSVDFDKPEDSGVHGARNFYVKTDERVSIGAWQILPQSLMNSSIPKTSDAYESVLENSKRPVFLYMHGNSGNRASAHRTELYRLFQSLDYHVVCFDYRSYGDSDDVDLSESGVVSDSKYVLEWLIKKVNGSAPIYVWGHSLGTGVASHVLALLAAEGVQIAGLFLEAPFNNIADELSEHPFAQIFKHLPWFHWLIVQPFYENGLRFESDKHIQKIQCSIMILHAHDDGIIPFALGEKLYNVALDFHGNRTQQIEMERIDAALGLGHKWICRYKKLPELMRKFVEKSSKTQSL; from the exons ATGAAAGTTTTAAG GTTTTTCCTTTGGGCGGTAAAGGTTTCAGTTGTGACCTATTTAGTCGTTTTTGGAATCCTACCACTAATTTTTCACTACTCCTACGCGATACAAAAGAAAATCTTATTCCTCAACTTTG TATACTGGCCTCGGAGTGTAGATTTCGACAAGCCAGAAGATTCAGGAGTTCACGGTGCCCGAAATTTTTATGTGAAGACAGATGAACGGGTCTCTATCGGAGCATG gCAAATATTGCCACAGTCTTTGATGAATTCATCGATTCCTAAGACCAGTGATGCTTATGAATCTGTACTGGAAAACTCAAAACGTCCAGTATTCTTGTATATGCATGGCAACAGTGGGAACAGAGCTAGTGCACACAGAACAGAATTGTATAGACTTTTTCAAAGTCTCGACTATCACGTTGTGTGCTTCGACTATCGAA GTTACGGCGACAGCGACGACGTTGATCTCTCGGAGTCAGGGGTTGTTTCAGACAGCAAATATGTGCTGGAGTGGTTAATCAAAAAAGTTAACGGTTCAGCACCGATTTATGTATGGGGCCATTCTTTGGGCACTGG agTTGCATCTCATGTCTTAGCCCTGCTAGCAGCGGAAGGAGTCCAAATTGCTGGTCTTTTTCTAGAAGCTCCCTTCAACAACATTGCCGATGAACTAAGCGAGCACCCATTTGCACAA attttcaaacATTTGCCGTGGTTCCATTGGTTGATCGTTCAACCTTTCTATGAAAATGGCTTAAGATTTGAATCGGACAAACATATTCAGAAGATTCAATGCTCAATTATGATTCTGCATGCGCATGACGATGGAATCATACCCTTTGCCCTAGGAGAGAAG CTGTACAATGTGGCGCTCGATTTCCATGGTAACCGAACACAACAAATAGAAATGGAACGTATAGATGCTGCCCTTGGACTTGGCCATAAGTGGATATGTCGATATAAAAAGCTACCTGAATTGATGAG GAAATTCGTCGAGAAATCTAGTAAAACTCAAAGTTTATGA